The Falsibacillus albus nucleotide sequence AATACAACTGCTTCTCCAGATTTGTAGCGAAGTTTTTTCACAAGCATTTCCATACATAAGTACTTCCCTTCAAAAAATATGGGCTCTCTTCGTAAAGATTGCTGCTTTTCATCAAAGGTTGCGTATAGTTGATGAGTTAAAAAATGCTAAAAACACAATCTTTGTGAAAACAGCCAAAATTAATTAGCAAATTGAATTTGAAACAACATAATAAGAAACCAAAAGGTGTCATAATTTATATCAAAAATTATATAACACCAATTGGTTTCATTTCAAGCATTATTTGATATTCAGCTGGTCGTATCGAAAGTTACTAGTTCGACTATTTTTTCTGCCCCTGCTGCACGGATCAGGATTGGCAGCCTGGGTCCGCTGTTCCGATTTAAAACGAGCTGATAGATGATTTGAAATAACCTCTTTTGCTCCTGCTTTTTTTGTTTTTGATTTTCTGCAGAGCATATATCATAAATCTCCCTCATTAAATCCTCTCCCGATTGAGCAGCCCCTTCCCGGACAATGTCAGCAAAGTGATGGAGCTGTGCTTTTTCTTTGTCAGTTAAAGTGTCAAAATACTTTTGGTAGGGTGCTTCATTGATGACATTCACATTCTCCTGGCGATAATGCTTGATCCAAAATTCGACTCTTTCGCTCACTTCTTTTAGCTGGTCCATTGTATACTGTTCCCCATTCTGCTGGAGCACTTCCTGGAGCAGATGTAAATTAAAGTCCACCAACGGCAGGATCCCAGCAAGTTGGCTGAAGGATGGTTCCTCACGATCAGAAGCTTCTCCTAGAACAAGCTCCAGCGCTTGGCGGATGACATCATCTTTTAGCGTGCCAGCGAGGAATGCTCTTTTATACCGCTCAAATTCAGTGTAATTACGAATCACATCTTCATCCAATCCTATGTGAAAGGCCGAATCAGGCTGGTATTTGGCGAATAGAAACAGGATCAGCTCAGGAGAATAAACGTTTAATAAGTCAGATGGGGTTAAGCTTATACCAGTGGAACTGGACATTTTTTTCTGACTTCCTTTTATATGAATGAAGTCATACGCAATATATGCTGGAGCCTTGTAATCAAATATCTCCTTGGCAATTTCCTTCGATACATTATAGCTGCCCGTCTGAGCGGAATGATCCCTTCCCCCCGGTTCGAACATCACCGATTCTTTTTGCCACCTCATCGGCCAATCGATTTTCCAATTCAATTTCAAGTCAAGGTCGGAAACAGCTTTTTCCGAATGGTGCCCGCAGCTGCATTCATAATGGATCGATTCTGCTGGTTGGTTGTATGCAATGATATTGGTATCGTCTTTGCGGCAAGCATCACAGTAAATGGCAACTGGATAATAGTTTTCCCTGTCTTCCTCGCAGGGTCCACCCGTTTTAAATTTCATAGTGATATCGTAAATATCCTTGCGTTTGTTCAATGCTGTTAAAATACTCTCATGATAACATCCACTCTCATACATTTTGTTCTGATAGATGAATTCCGCGTCGATTCCAAATGCTTTAACTGCATTTTCGAATTCTGTTTCGAAATGCGCAGCATACGATTTGTGGCAGCCATTCGGATCCGGAATCTTAGAATACGGCATTCCAATGTATTGTTCATGTGCCGGGTCAATATTCGCCGGCACTTTTCGTAAACGATCAAAATCGTCCCACGAAAAGATAAATCTCGTGTTCTTCCCGAGCATCTCAAGTGCCCTTACAACGAAATAACTCGTCACGACTTCCCTGAAATTCCCGATATGGACGGTTCCGGAAGGACTTATTCCAGAAGCGCATACAAAAGTTTCTGCATTTGGATGTTCTTCGATTAATTGCCCTGCCATTTTAAATGCCCAATGCATCTGATCACCTCATTGTTTAATGAATTTATTTGCAGCCAAATAAAAAAACTCCCACCCCCAAGATTTTCATCTTGAGGACGAGAGTTTTCACTTCGCGGTACCACCTCAGTTTGTCGATCTGTCACCAAATCAACCTCTTCAGGTACGGCAAATGTGAATTGCGATACCCTATCACTATAACGGGAGATCCCGTCGCAGCATCCCTGTAAAAACAGTTCCTTGCGAAGCTCAGAGGCTTTTTTCACCTAGCGCGCGTTCCCTCCTTCTCAGCTACCGGAGTTCTCTGAATCCCACTGCCGCACGGCTACTCTTCTCATCACAGCCAGTTCGTTCCATTTGTAATTTTTACTATCATAATCAGAAAATCAGAAGATGTCAAATATTTTTGAAACAAATCGTGGTCCATTAATCGATGCGTAATGACTTGTGTAGAAAGAAAAATGAAGCGATCGTCGAAATCGATCCCCCAATGATCATGACTGCATGTGTCCCGAAATGCTGGGCAATCAGTCCGGACACTAATGCAGCTGGAGGCATAAGGAGCCACGTCATGAATCTGCTCGTCGCCTGGACCCTCCCCAATAATTCTGCTGGCGTCAGCGACTGCCTCATCGTGGCAATGAAGGGATTTTTCACTGCTGCACAAATCATACCGACTACATTCCACGCCATCAGTGAAATAAACGTACTGCTCAACCCGAATATGATGATGGAAATTCCTCCGATCAGTGAGGAGGCAAACAAAACCTGCTGTACTTTAAAGAACCGATTGAAGAAACTGGTCATGAGAGCACCTGCAATCGCTCCCCCTCCACTAATGGATAGCAAAATCCCAACCTTTTCTGGGGTCAACTCCATTGTTTCTTTGAGATGAATGACAATCATCGTCACCAGCATCGTCGTTCCCACTACTGAAAAGAGCAGTGCCATATTTGTGTATAGGATAGGCTTCATCCTGCTCACAAAGATAAACCCTTCCTTCACTTCTGCCAAAAAATTCGCTGCAGCATCCTTTTTTCTATGAGTATGGATTTTCACAACTAGGACAGAGCAAAATGCCAGGATATAGCTGAAGGCATTCATAAGCAATGATACACCTGGATTGTAATAGCTGAGAATCAATCCTCCAAGTGCGGGTCCTATCAAGACTGCAGAATTGAATGCCCCAGTATTGATGGCGTTGACAGCTTGTATGTCTTCGGTCTGGACAAGATCAGGAATGGATGCAAATTGAGATGTGTGATAGATTTGGCTCAGCACTCCGATGACAAGGGCAGCCACAAAGAGCTCGGGCAATAACACGCGGTCCATTAGATAAAGAGTCCCCATGAGCCCCATAACGACTGCCCTGCCGAAATCACAAACTAGCAAGATCCTTTTTCGATTCCACCGGTCTGCCAGCACGCCCATTAATGGCTGTAATACAATCGGGAATCTTTCTACTGCAGCAATGACTCCCATGCTGAGTGGGGAACCCGATATTTTTAATACCATTATGGGAAGGGCGATGAGATATAATTGATCCCCTATGAATGAGATAATGTTCCCTCCCATAAAGACGAAGACCGGTACATTTTTTCGCAGCCTTGGAACTTGTGTCCTTTTTACCTCCAATTCAGCCAACTGTCACTCCTCCTCTTTAATTTTTCAAAAAGCGATCCATCTCCAATGGCGTGGCTTCAATCGTTTGGATGTTCAATTCATAATTGGATTTCTGCTCTCTAACGATCCTTGCTGATTTCAATAGCTTTAGATGATGGTGGATAGTGGATTTTCCAAGTGAAAGTTCAGCTGTCAGTTCCTTCAATGTCATTGGACCGTCCGCTAGCATTTTCACGATGCGTAGGCGGGTCTCATCCCCCAGTGCTTTGTATTTGTTTACGAGTTGGGAGCTTGGCTGATATCGGTCCCCTGAATCGATGCTTTCATCTGCAATCGGGTAATAAAAGACTTTTGTTCCTTCCAGGTCAGCTTCAATATTCCACGGTCTGTATATGTAGTGGGGAATCAACAAACACCTGTGGACACTCGGTTCCGCATGATATTGGATCCCGCCTGTCGCCCACTCAACCAATTCTTCCGGCTGTTTGGAATGAAGCATCTTTTTCTTGGATTCTGCATCTGTTCTTAAAATGCTGTCGATTGTATCTTCTTGTGGCATGATGAAATGTTGATGCCAGTCCTCCATCACCTCACATAAATGGGGTTTTAATTCATCGGTATCGGATGAACAGACGTATTCGATATAACTTGGAAAAAACGGGTTTTCCTTTGCTGCTTCCATCAGTCTTGTACGTGCTGATGAGTCTCCTTTTGCCGCACAGATCCGATCTTCCTGATGTGCTTGGCCAATAAACGGGATTATCTCAAGTTTAAATTTGTTTGCGGGCGAATCCATAATATACTTCTTAAATGACGGAATATCCGGGAAATCTCCTTGATGCAGTATTTGGAGGAGTGATTTCCATGTGTTATGTTTAGCGACTTTGTCAAGATTCTTCAATAATCTTTTCGGAAAGGTTTGTGTATGCTGTTTCCACTCGTGCTGAGGTTTATTCAATGTGTGCAGGAGTGGTTCGTTGGTGAAGGCTGCGATCCCAAAGGCGCATTCCCAAAGCAGTGATGACTTGATTTCGATATGATAGGTCTCCCGCTTCTTGCTTGTCATATGCAAAACTTTCATTTTCTCACCTCTTTAACTAAGTTACTAATATTCTATATTTTTAGAATTTAAAATTCAATATATTTCGAATTTTGTTCAGAAATAAAAATTGAGCCTATAAATTGGCTCAATACAGATAAAGAATCGAGAAAATTCTCATGGTTCCTTCTCATATTAATTTAATACTTTTGGAAAGTTTGCTGCGATTTATCAAAGGTTGTCTTTGATTGATTTCCGGAGATGGAAGCAGCAAGGTCTAGCACCTTAAAGAAAAACTCAATGACTATCTCTAAATTCGTTATATTCCCCCCACATCTTCTCAATCATATCGGAATCCCCAGTAAGTTCTTTGTACCAGTACACTCCATCTTCATCCAGGGATCCCTTCAATCCTTCCAGTTCTTCTTGAATAAAATCCACGTGTATTTGCAGCTCCGCCATTGTTGCTTTCATATCCAGTCCGTTATCGTATTCCTTTTGCATCATACGCATAAGTTCAACTACATGGTTCAGTTCGTCTACCATCATGTCTTGCATCTGCGGGTTCATGGATGAAGATCCAAATAGATGCGACAGTTCATAAATTTTATCGATTTCCCTTTCTTGAAGCTTCACATCATCATTGTCAATCAGTTCTTTAGCCCACTCATCGGGCAATTGCGGTTGCACGTTGAAAATCGTCTTATTCACTGCCGATTGATATTTCGACCCCTCTGATTCTTTGAATCTATTATTTTCTCGAAATAAATATAAATTCCATCCGAATGAGACAAGGAGCATTGCAATCATGACATATATAAACCATTTTTTTTTCACTTGATTCCTCCGTTGGTGTTATTTTGTACGTACAGACGATATCAGGGATAGCTGGTCATTGCCGGCAGTCGATTCAACTACGATGGGCTTGTTTTCTCCGTAGAATGATAATTTCAGCTGCGCATCTTGAATGCTTTTTACGGCTTCCAACATAAAGATAGAGTCAAAGGTAATGTCCAATTCCTTTTTACCTTGAATCTCATTCGGCATTATTTTTTGGACCATTTTCCCCAATTCATACGCGATGGTAGACAACTCAATCACCTCTCCATTGCATATTGATAATCTGACGTCATGATGTTTATGGTGATTGGATATGATATTCATCCGATCCAGAGCGTTTTCCAACGTCTTTCGATTAAGAGTGATTTCCGTCGAAATACCAGTAGGAATGAGACGGTCAATCTGTGGATAGCTGCCGGTGATTAAAAGGGAATACAGCTCAAAATCCGGGGTTTTAAACAAAATGAATGAGTCAGAAATCTGGATATTAACATTTCCGGCTTGTTTCGGTAAGAGTTTCAGCAATTTTGATAGACTGGCAGTTGGAATATTGGCCACTCTATTTAGATCACTTTCTATATCGATTTTTCTCATAGCCATCCGCTGTGAATCTGTGGCTGCACACGTCAATATCCGGTTTTTGAATCGCCAATGGCAGCCCGTCAATACAGGCCTTGCATCATTGATTGCTGCTGCAAAGCCAGTCTGCAAAATGATTTCCTTTAGCTTCTCAATTGTTAGAACCATTTCACTTCCAGCTTCCGAATCATGCAATTTCGGATATTCAGCTGGATCCATACCATGAAAAGTGGTCTCTACTTCTCCCGAGCGGACAACTATACTTCCACTGATGGATTTCACGTGAAGATCATTCTCCAGCTTCCTGACCAAGCCCACAAGAAACCTTGCCTCGAGTACGGTCGACCCCGTTTGAATGATGCTTACCGCAGGTCCCTTAATAATTTTTTTAATAATGCTTACTTGATTGCCCCCTGTAAGAATGATCTTGTCATCAAATACTTCCATTTTGATACCTTTTAAAATCGGGATGGTATCTTTCGTGCTCACTGCCAAACTTACATCCAGCAATGCAGCTAATATCAGGTTTCTATCAATAATAAATTCCATTTCATCCTCCAACTCTCTATCGATTCCTTTCGTTTCCATTTCGGCAAAACGTTTGAAAATCCTTCAAAATGTATCGAATGCTGTTGAGACTTAGCAGAGAATTCTGCTTATTCTATTACGAAAATTGTGGTAAAATTATCCTAAGAGAAGAATGGGGGGATGCCTATGCAGAGTAGGCGCATCGGACAATGGTTAACCTTTTTATTTGGCTGCAGTCTATTTTTTGTCCTCATCATTTTTATTTTTTTCCTAACGAAAGGACCGACTTTGAAAGATCTTCTTTTAAACTCACCTCATGAAGAACTCAACATGGAACATTCAATGACATCTTCCGCTTCAATACCTACACCTATAGAACATTCAGTAAATGCTGCAATGACCGAACCCATACAAATCGATGAATTTCGTTTTCTCCATGATAAGGACGGTTGGGCAAAAAGTAAAAATGATATTTGGGCGATAAGGGATGGTTATCTACAAAATGTATCACCGCCGCAGCTCCAATTAGATGAAGCTGAATTCAGCTTTGCTGCAACCAATCAACACACGGCCATCATTTATAAAGATGCTACACTCTTTACTACGACCACTTCAGGGGATGCATGGAATGCTTTTTCAATAAACGGCGATGCGGATAAAACGCCAAAAATACGGGCTTCCTTTATTAATCAGAAGGAAGGATGGGCACTTATCGGGCGGGGAAATACCGGCGGCCAGCACCCTTTTGATATTTATCACACGTTAAATGAAGGAAGGGAATGGGAGATCATTTACAGCTCAGATATCGAAAGTGCCGATCCCATCCCACTTCAAGCACTTCCTTATTCCATAACCTTTATCAACGAGAAAATCGGATTTATCACTGGCGGAACATTGAAAGAAGGTTCTCAAACCTTTTTTCGCACAGTGAACGGCGGGAGAACGTGGAAATCAATCGAGATCCATTATCCGAAGGGGTATGAACATGAAAATCCTGATATACAAGCCCCTGTCTTTTTCAATGGAACAGACGGGTTTGTCTATATCCGGTCCGGCAGCGAACTTTATCTTTTTCAAACGATGGATCAAGGGGCGCATTGGAAATCATTTAAGATATTATCCAACATTAATGATTTATTTTTCTTGAACGCTAAACAAGGATGGGCTGCTCAGCAGAATGATGTTGGAAGCCCCGCTACTGCGATCCTAAGGACAAGTGACGGCGGTAAGAGCTGGAAAAAAATTGGCCAGGCAGGATTTTCACTCTCCTCCCTTCATTTCACCTCCAATCAGGACGGCTGGGGCATGAATCTCGAGACGGGGCTGCCAATGAAAAGCCTAAACGGAGGCAAAGATTGGACTGACTTGATATTTAGCAGCAAATAACAGGCGTTTTGAAACGGGAGTCATTTTATGCTAAATGAAATTTTTGAATCGATCCTATTGATTTCCGGAATAATTTTGTTTGCAATTGGGCCCAAAAGGAAGTACGGCCTCATGATATACTTTGGGGTCTTATGCTTTGTGGTCTTTGGGCATTATTATCTCCATGACATCATCGCGGGATTGTTCGAAGGTTTTGAAAAGATGGATTAGTATTTTATAGAACAATGGGAGGCAGTGAATGTCCAATAAGTTAAACGTGTACGCATTCGCATTATCACTCATCTCTATCCTATTTCTTTTTCTCATCAGCTTTACCGGTATTTTTACCATCATCGACGGTATTTTACCTTTCCATCCATTAACCATCGTTTTAGTTATGGCGGTTATTTCCTTTTTTATTGGTATGATGGGGTTCACCGGCGCAAGGAGCTGGAAATCATACTTGCGGAGTATGTTTACTGTGTTGATCAGTCTCGGACTTTCCATCTTGCTGGTGATCATTTTAGGCATCGGAAATCTTTTAGGTTAAGCAAAAGCCTTCAAACTATTACGTTTGAAGGCTTTCTTTATTGTTAATTAGCTGTTGAGATTCGTCCATGTTGCTCCTGCATCTTTCGTTTGATAGACGTTTGTTTTTTGATCCTTTTCTGTAATCAAATAGCCTTCCTCTTCTGAGGTGAAGAACACCTGTTTGATATAGGATTCAGATTCAGGCAATGCTGTGTTCTTCCACGTCTTCCCGCCATCGGTTGTATGATACACTTCATCCGATGTGAAGGCCCAAGCTGTCTTATCATTTAATATATAAACATTATTTACATTGCCTTTTGCATCCAGTGGCTCATTCATCGGTTGCCAGCTTTCCCCTTGATCCCCTGTTTCGTATAAAACCATTTTTTGATCGATTCGCACCGGCATTATGCCGTGGCTGGCATCCAGGAAAGTCGGCTTATCGATGGCATTTTGCAGCTGTGGATTGACATTTGGATAATAATCCAATGTTTGTTGATCCCAGCTTTTCCCGCCATCTTTCGTGATGTCAATCTCAGTCCCGTCGTCAGGACCTGACGCAACTCCCATAAAACCAATTGAACCATTCACAAAAGTGATTCCAAACTTCATCCCTGAACTCAATTGGGAACTGACCTTCGTCCAGCTCCCCCCACCATCCTTAGTGGAATAAATCCTGTAACCCTGGCTTCCTGCTCCTGAGTCACCTTTTCCGAGCATCCACCCATGTTCACCATCGATGAACGAAAAATCGACGTCCGTGATCGTGTCATTCAACGATGAAGTGTTCCAAGTCGCGCCGTCATCCTTCGTACTGTAAATCTTCGTTTCAGTCGGTGAGATGACCTTCGCAATGATGGCCTGCTGTTTAGAAGGAAAAGCAGCTTTTTCAGACATGACTTTCTTGTCATCTGCCGCAAATCCCTCAGGCGTCGTTTCCTGCCACTTGCCATTGACCAAGTGAAATACGTGATCTGTACCGATGACCCAATTTTCATCTATCGGGCTGATAACAGCTGCCTGCAGGGAGGTCTTCTTGTTGAAGAGCTCCGCAATGGATTCCTTTTTTACTTGTGATGGCTTCTCGATTTTATGCTGTGGTGCATTTTTTTGTAGTTGTCCCGGCTGGTTGACGGTCGGTTCATGCAATACCAGGGATAAAAATAATGCTGCCGCCCCAACAAGCAATGCGCTGCTTCCGGTCCATGCCGCAATCGCCTTTACTTTCTTCTTTCTTGCCCTTGCTTCATGCTCTTTGCGGATCGCCTCCATGATGGATTCTTGTTTTTCCTTGCTTAATTTATACTTTTGTGGAAGCTGCTTGATTTCATGGATTAGTGCTTGATCTCGATCATTGAACTCATTCACTGAAAACGCCCCCCCCTTTTTCTAATGCCGACCGCAGAGCTTTGATGGCACGGTGATATGTAACGCTGACCTTGTTCTGTCTCCACCCTAATATTTCTGCCGTTTCCTCGACAGAAAAATCTTTCAATGCCCTTAAAAAGAGGACATCCTGATAACTTTGCTTCAAGGAGTGTATACCATTGATGATTTCAGAACGCTTTTCGGCGATTTCATATACTTCTTCCGGTGTGCGCGAATGGACGATTTCATCACCCGCAGCTTCCTGAAATAGGTTCAGCTTTCTCAAATGTCTTTGTTCCTTCCTTTTCATGTCCACTGCCACATTTCGTGTAATGCTGAAGAGCCAAGTCTTTGGACTGCTCTCGCCCCGGAAAGTATGGATCCCCTTTAATGCACGGATGAATACTTCCTGCAGCATATCCTCGACATCCGTAGATCCTACATAATATATGAGAAAGTTATAAATGTCCTGATTGTATTCATAAAACCATTCCTCGATCATTTCCATTGATGACATGTTCTGCCCCCCTCTTGGCGTACCTAATGATTAGACAGGATGATCCATTCAATTCTTTCACTATATTTTATTTTTTGTTAGCTTTATCATTTGTAATTTTTGTAAACTCCCTTTTCTCATTATAATCATCAGAGTTTGCCTCCATTGATTTATGGGTCGATTTTGGTAAATTTCCGCGGAAGGGTGCCCCTTTTCCGAGGGGCCTTACACGAAGTGAGGCCGTTCGATGTTCGCACACGAAATGCCGATCTTAATCGAACATCCGCCTCCTGAAATGAATTTCTCACATCAAAAAAGCCTTGCTCTATGCTTGAGCAAAGCTGGCAGTTTCGCTTAATAAAAAGTTTAAACTAAGGCCCTGAACGTATAGTCGGTTGCAATTCATCAAAGGATGAGTACGGGTTAATTTCCGCTGCAGGATCCTCGCTTTCCAAGGGGCGTTGGGGCCACTTTCAGCTCCAATCAAACGTTACGAACACAGCCTAAATAAAGCTGAAAATCACGGCAGCGAGGATAAAGAGGACCATCACTCCTGCAATGAAATATCCAATGATACGGATCCCCTTGGGCATTCCTGTGGAATTGATATATTCTAGTTTCAATGGTCCGCCTTCGATTTTTTGTAATTCCTCAAACGGCGTATATGTTTTGCTATCATCCTTATTTTGCTTCTTCGGAGGTTCGGTCTCGTGCAATTTTTTCACTTATTTTCCCCCTTGGCGATACTAAACTAATAAGGTTTTATTATTCAATGAAATAGCCTGTGCTAGCGTGGAAGTCGTCGTGATCTTTTCGAAGGATAATCCGAGTTGGACCGCGGTTTGAGCAATTTCAGGACGGA carries:
- the lysS gene encoding lysine--tRNA ligase, coding for MHWAFKMAGQLIEEHPNAETFVCASGISPSGTVHIGNFREVVTSYFVVRALEMLGKNTRFIFSWDDFDRLRKVPANIDPAHEQYIGMPYSKIPDPNGCHKSYAAHFETEFENAVKAFGIDAEFIYQNKMYESGCYHESILTALNKRKDIYDITMKFKTGGPCEEDRENYYPVAIYCDACRKDDTNIIAYNQPAESIHYECSCGHHSEKAVSDLDLKLNWKIDWPMRWQKESVMFEPGGRDHSAQTGSYNVSKEIAKEIFDYKAPAYIAYDFIHIKGSQKKMSSSTGISLTPSDLLNVYSPELILFLFAKYQPDSAFHIGLDEDVIRNYTEFERYKRAFLAGTLKDDVIRQALELVLGEASDREEPSFSQLAGILPLVDFNLHLLQEVLQQNGEQYTMDQLKEVSERVEFWIKHYRQENVNVINEAPYQKYFDTLTDKEKAQLHHFADIVREGAAQSGEDLMREIYDICSAENQKQKKQEQKRLFQIIYQLVLNRNSGPRLPILIRAAGAEKIVELVTFDTTS
- a CDS encoding MFS transporter; the encoded protein is MAELEVKRTQVPRLRKNVPVFVFMGGNIISFIGDQLYLIALPIMVLKISGSPLSMGVIAAVERFPIVLQPLMGVLADRWNRKRILLVCDFGRAVVMGLMGTLYLMDRVLLPELFVAALVIGVLSQIYHTSQFASIPDLVQTEDIQAVNAINTGAFNSAVLIGPALGGLILSYYNPGVSLLMNAFSYILAFCSVLVVKIHTHRKKDAAANFLAEVKEGFIFVSRMKPILYTNMALLFSVVGTTMLVTMIVIHLKETMELTPEKVGILLSISGGGAIAGALMTSFFNRFFKVQQVLFASSLIGGISIIIFGLSSTFISLMAWNVVGMICAAVKNPFIATMRQSLTPAELLGRVQATSRFMTWLLMPPAALVSGLIAQHFGTHAVMIIGGSISTIASFFFLHKSLRID
- a CDS encoding ArsR/SmtB family transcription factor, producing the protein MKVLHMTSKKRETYHIEIKSSLLWECAFGIAAFTNEPLLHTLNKPQHEWKQHTQTFPKRLLKNLDKVAKHNTWKSLLQILHQGDFPDIPSFKKYIMDSPANKFKLEIIPFIGQAHQEDRICAAKGDSSARTRLMEAAKENPFFPSYIEYVCSSDTDELKPHLCEVMEDWHQHFIMPQEDTIDSILRTDAESKKKMLHSKQPEELVEWATGGIQYHAEPSVHRCLLIPHYIYRPWNIEADLEGTKVFYYPIADESIDSGDRYQPSSQLVNKYKALGDETRLRIVKMLADGPMTLKELTAELSLGKSTIHHHLKLLKSARIVREQKSNYELNIQTIEATPLEMDRFLKN
- the dnaN gene encoding DNA polymerase III subunit beta is translated as MEFIIDRNLILAALLDVSLAVSTKDTIPILKGIKMEVFDDKIILTGGNQVSIIKKIIKGPAVSIIQTGSTVLEARFLVGLVRKLENDLHVKSISGSIVVRSGEVETTFHGMDPAEYPKLHDSEAGSEMVLTIEKLKEIILQTGFAAAINDARPVLTGCHWRFKNRILTCAATDSQRMAMRKIDIESDLNRVANIPTASLSKLLKLLPKQAGNVNIQISDSFILFKTPDFELYSLLITGSYPQIDRLIPTGISTEITLNRKTLENALDRMNIISNHHKHHDVRLSICNGEVIELSTIAYELGKMVQKIMPNEIQGKKELDITFDSIFMLEAVKSIQDAQLKLSFYGENKPIVVESTAGNDQLSLISSVRTK
- a CDS encoding WD40/YVTN/BNR-like repeat-containing protein — encoded protein: MQSRRIGQWLTFLFGCSLFFVLIIFIFFLTKGPTLKDLLLNSPHEELNMEHSMTSSASIPTPIEHSVNAAMTEPIQIDEFRFLHDKDGWAKSKNDIWAIRDGYLQNVSPPQLQLDEAEFSFAATNQHTAIIYKDATLFTTTTSGDAWNAFSINGDADKTPKIRASFINQKEGWALIGRGNTGGQHPFDIYHTLNEGREWEIIYSSDIESADPIPLQALPYSITFINEKIGFITGGTLKEGSQTFFRTVNGGRTWKSIEIHYPKGYEHENPDIQAPVFFNGTDGFVYIRSGSELYLFQTMDQGAHWKSFKILSNINDLFFLNAKQGWAAQQNDVGSPATAILRTSDGGKSWKKIGQAGFSLSSLHFTSNQDGWGMNLETGLPMKSLNGGKDWTDLIFSSK
- a CDS encoding VPS10 domain-containing protein, with the protein product MNEFNDRDQALIHEIKQLPQKYKLSKEKQESIMEAIRKEHEARARKKKVKAIAAWTGSSALLVGAAALFLSLVLHEPTVNQPGQLQKNAPQHKIEKPSQVKKESIAELFNKKTSLQAAVISPIDENWVIGTDHVFHLVNGKWQETTPEGFAADDKKVMSEKAAFPSKQQAIIAKVISPTETKIYSTKDDGATWNTSSLNDTITDVDFSFIDGEHGWMLGKGDSGAGSQGYRIYSTKDGGGSWTKVSSQLSSGMKFGITFVNGSIGFMGVASGPDDGTEIDITKDGGKSWDQQTLDYYPNVNPQLQNAIDKPTFLDASHGIMPVRIDQKMVLYETGDQGESWQPMNEPLDAKGNVNNVYILNDKTAWAFTSDEVYHTTDGGKTWKNTALPESESYIKQVFFTSEEEGYLITEKDQKTNVYQTKDAGATWTNLNS
- a CDS encoding RNA polymerase sigma factor yields the protein MSSMEMIEEWFYEYNQDIYNFLIYYVGSTDVEDMLQEVFIRALKGIHTFRGESSPKTWLFSITRNVAVDMKRKEQRHLRKLNLFQEAAGDEIVHSRTPEEVYEIAEKRSEIINGIHSLKQSYQDVLFLRALKDFSVEETAEILGWRQNKVSVTYHRAIKALRSALEKGGGVFSE